In the genome of Fusarium poae strain DAOMC 252244 chromosome 1, whole genome shotgun sequence, the window TATAGTAATGCCGATATTACACTCCTGCGTGTCTGGGGGCTAAAACGTTGCTTATTAAGCTTACAATCTCGCATAAGTTTACTAAACTTCaactttctttatatttaaaatcttacctattttttattttatcttaTCATTACATAATGTCAAAACAGACGCGACTTTGCATCTTACCCTCCGGGGAGCTTAGTTACTACAGCTCAAAGGACCCTGTATCAAACTATCCCCATCTAAGCCTTGCGCCGTGTTGGCCGAAACTCTGCCATAATGACAGCTTAATTCTCAACGCTCCCAAGCTAAACTCGAGATCCCCCCTCTTACGACTCCCCGACGAAATTCTACAGTCAATCCTACAAAGTGTGGTGATGGAACCCCTGGAGTTTTCGCTCGGACATGAAGCGTATTGGGATTTATATTGGGATGACGATGAGAACCTAAATACCTTTGGGCCAACGAGGGGCTGGGCTCGCTATGCAAACATATATAGGCTTATTTGGGTCTGTAAGCGATTTCATGCCCTTGTGCTACCTCTCATGTATGAAAACGTGTCACTGGACGTTACGATCCATTGGCTCGATTGTCCACCCCAGGAAAAGCTCTTTCGCGATGAGATCCTGCGACGCCCCTTGTTGCAGAACTATATAAAGCATCTAGCAGTAAGCCACCAGTCATTGCACAGTCCTATTGTCAAGTTAGCGTGTGCACTACCTTGCATAAGCAAATTGTCTCTGGAACGTGTACGGGAGAGCAGTGAGAGTGAACTGTCTTTGATAGGACCGACCAAGGTAAGTGCTATTTGTGACCAGGAAGCATTACTTACAGCTTTTGTAGGACCAAGCAAGAACGGCCAACTTCACCAGAATTCAATTCCATAACTTGCATGCCCGACCAGAAACCGTAAAAAGATTTCTCGAATGGCCTAAGGAACTTCACGAATTTGTCGTTAATGACATGACCTACGACGGATACAACTGGGCCTATGTTGAGCCTGATACTTCATACCGCTGGAACCACAGACTCCTAGTTGATGTTTTGTCCTCGCAGAAGGATCATCTCAGGGTCCTCGATCTTGGCTGGCTGGGTTATGACTACGACCAAAATACCTTTCAAGTATCTGCCTTCCCTAATCTACAAAGTATGGCATTGTGTGTGGCCTACGAGAAACCTGACGAAATAGCCTGTCGGAACTGGCTCACGCCCTCCTTGAACACATTGATCCTTGACCTACATCAGAATGACTCTCAGGGCGGCCCCAGTTCCTTTAATTGTTTATCCAAGGGTTGCGTCAAGGCCATTGTATCGTTTGCAAGGATGGCAAGAGAATGGTCCGAAACAAGTGGCAGTGTCGTGGGTTTGAGAAGAATTGGTTTACGCGCCTACAGCAGAGGAGACACGGCATGGCGGGAGGATGATGAATTACATTGTTTGCACGGCAAATACGGTGAAGAAATGAAGACGAACCTCGTGCAATGTCTCAAGGATATTGAAACAGAAGGATTTGAGGCATTCTGGGTAGGTTACAGTGGGCGTCAGTATACTACTGAGATGATGGACGCGATGTGTAGGTGTGAAAGGAGTTAGAGCATTTTTATCCAGCCTCGACACTTGAGTAAAAAGTAAGCTACATTGATCATCGAATTATTGACATTAGAACTATATCCTTGAGAGTATATACATCCCTCCAAACCCAGCTACAAGCCATCTATATACTTATGCAAGTGCATATAATTAAAGTCTCAGTGCAATGAGAGCTCCAGCAATTAGTGTCCAAACCATGCCCTGATGTCTGCTTGCTCCTGAAGCAATTACTGGTGTAGATGGTGCCTCCCCAGGGGCTGAAGAATCGGCGCTGGGTGCTTGTCTCGTTTCGGTGGCAGTGGCCTTGATTGCAAAGGTCGTTGAGATGTCTTCTTGTCCGTGATGGACATCTGATGACACTGGAGGGTTCGCTGGGGCACCGGGTCCGTATGCGGAAACAGCTGTTGAGGAAGCCCCATTTCCTGTTGGTTGAGGCTCGTTCTCATTGGACTCTGCTGAGCCGTGGACAGGAACAGATGGCTGGCTATACTTGTCGTCGGGAGAGTTGACGTGTGACCCCTGTGTGGAATGAGGAGCAGGAGGCTGGCCATTGCTGTGCTCTGGTTCAGAGTCTCCGTGTGACTCTGCAGTAGGGGCGGGAACGTAAGGCTTGACATTCTTATAGCCAGGATGAGAGTTACCCGACGATGCCTGTGTAGGTCGAACAGATGGCTGGTCATACCCATGGTTGGGAGAGTTGCTGTATGATCCCTTCGTAGGTTGCGCCACAGGATAGCTGTGACCGCTAGCATCGACCTGATAACCTCCAATACATCCAGAAGGTAATGTAACCACGGGAGGTCCATAGCTTCCACCGCGGCCATCAGCCGTGACATATGTGGTAGTGATAGCTGTCTCTGGAACTACACCAGTGCTGCAAGTGACATACTCAACCATGGTCAGGTAAACAGTCCAGGTGCAGTCGGAAGTGGGGTAAGGTGTTGTCACTCCGCTCGCAGCTTCTGTCTTGATGGTAGTAACACCAGAGGCTGAAAGTGTCTTGGAGCCATGCTGTGTGGTTTCAGTAGAAGAATCAGACACGGAAGCATCTTGAGTGTAGGTTGTCTGAGTCTCAGTGACAGTAGTTGTCGAAGACGAAGGCAGAGAAGAAATATCGTCACTAGTAGTGAAGCTTGACAGAGATGTTGATACGGAAATATAAGTATCCACAGCTGTCAAGGAAGATGCTGATGAAGTAGAAGCAAGAGCTTCAGCGCTAGTAACAGAGCTTGGCGGGGATGTCGACACAGAATTCTGAGTCTCCGCCTGCGTCTCCGAAGTCGTCAGAGCAGATGCTAATGATGTAGAACCAGAATACTCAGAGGCTGAAGTAGATTGTTCTAATGTTTGAAGGGTTGTAGCAAGGGAACTCAGGCTATCGGTGGACAGGGTCGTGGTCTGTATCTCGGATCCCGCTTCTGTGGATGTTACCTCAGCGGCCGAGGTCTCAACAGTTGACGTCTCGTCGTCGCAGTCATCAGTTGATATCTCGATACTAGCAGTACTCGTGTATTGCGAGTCTGAAGTGGTAATAGTAGCCAGAGTAGAATCTTGAGAAGTTGACAAGGACTCTGAAGAAGCTTCCGATGTTGTTACAGCAGATGCAGTTGTAGATGCAACTTCTGCTGAAGAAGTCTCTACCGATGAAAGTTCTGTCGATAGAGCCTCTCCTGTTGATGACGTCTCTGTCGAAGAAACGTCTGATAACGTAGCCTCAGTGGTCAACGTCTCAGTGGACGAGTCGTCTGTTGAAGAAGCCTCCGATGTCGCGGTCTCAATAGATGAAGTGGTAGTCGCTAAACCTTCTGTTGATTGAACGTCGGTCGATGAAATCCCTTCTACCGTTGACGTCTCTGTTGAAGAAGCCACGGTTGATGTAGCCTCGACGGATGAAGTCTCAGTAGACAGATCTTCTGTTGACAAACCCTCAGTAGACAAAGCCTCTGATGATGTCAACTCGGCAGATGTCGTCGTTTCACTTCCCGGTGGTAACCTGATAGCAATATCGTTACCAGTCAATGTCCTAGTGCCTTGGTAAGAGTTGATCAAAGCACAGTCACCGCTGCCTGCCAAATACAATGCAACGGCACAGATTGGGACATCATCGCATCTTTCCACACAATCTTGAAATTCATCTCCGTCAGAATAATAGGCAAAGATGTTTCCATTAAGTGTAGAAGTATCGCAGAAAATTTCGAATTTAACACCGTTGGATCCGGTATAAACATTGTCGGACAATTGATTGCAGTTTGAGGCTGCTAGTGCAGCTGGGACGAGAGATAGGTTCAGGACACAGAAGGTCCCGAGGCGCTTTGACAACTTCATGTCGAGGAATTATTCAACGATTGACGGGAAATGGAGACCGGAGGAGAAAGTGAATTATTTTCAACAGCGTAAACGTCCCAGATATTAGGAGTTCAAGAGAGTTATTTACATGCACCTCGCTCTAGTGTTGCCAGTGTTTAAATTATGAGGCGTATATAAGTGGGCCAACCGTTGTTCGCCTGTGTCTTTTCTGGTTCTGGACTTTCTGTTTCGACAGGGGATTTCTTTCTTAGTCCAATTGACTCATTTTCATTGGTAGATTTTTGATGATTTGCGGCTAGCCAGGGGTTTGGTCCAGGGGTCGTCATGTCTGCTGTCAATCCAGAGCCACTCATAATTCCTTTTTGAGCCAAAAGCTACCAATAGTTCTACCAGCTAATGCATGTTGGTGTTCAGCTTTGCGGTGAGAATATCAATAGTCTCCAATTAAACGAGGCCAGTAACAGTCGGACTCAGAAGGAGACAAGGTCTAACTTTATCAGGTTAGAAGTCTAATTTCAACCAGTCATAGATGTCAATTTGCTTCTTATTTAGTTCGCTATAAGAAGTTAGGTTTGCGCCTGTTTTGATGATTCAATTTTTCACAAAAACCACAATGCACCTTGAATAGACATTAGGGAGCTTAGTACTTCGAGGTCCTCCATCTTTGACGTACCAGTGATGCATTGGTCACTGACCGTGCCTGTTCATCTTTGATCT includes:
- a CDS encoding hypothetical protein (SECRETED:SignalP(1-23)), coding for MKLSKRLGTFCVLNLSLVPAALAASNCNQLSDNVYTGSNGVKFEIFCDTSTLNGNIFAYYSDGDEFQDCVERCDDVPICAVALYLAGSGDCALINSYQGTRTLTGNDIAIRLPPGSETTTSAELTSSEALSTEGLSTEDLSTETSSVEATSTVASSTETSTVEGISSTDVQSTEGLATTTSSIETATSEASSTDDSSTETLTTEATLSDVSSTETSSTGEALSTELSSVETSSAEVASTTASAVTTSEASSESLSTSQDSTLATITTSDSQYTSTASIEISTDDCDDETSTVETSAAEVTSTEAGSEIQTTTLSTDSLSSLATTLQTLEQSTSASEYSGSTSLASALTTSETQAETQNSVSTSPPSSVTSAEALASTSSASSLTAVDTYISVSTSLSSFTTSDDISSLPSSSTTTVTETQTTYTQDASVSDSSTETTQHGSKTLSASGVTTIKTEAASGVTTPYPTSDCTWTVYLTMVEYVTCSTGVVPETAITTTYVTADGRGGSYGPPVVTLPSGCIGGYQVDASGHSYPVAQPTKGSYSNSPNHGYDQPSVRPTQASSGNSHPGYKNVKPYVPAPTAESHGDSEPEHSNGQPPAPHSTQGSHVNSPDDKYSQPSVPVHGSAESNENEPQPTGNGASSTAVSAYGPGAPANPPVSSDVHHGQEDISTTFAIKATATETRQAPSADSSAPGEAPSTPVIASGASRHQGMVWTLIAGALIALRL